The proteins below come from a single Candidatus Bathyarchaeota archaeon genomic window:
- a CDS encoding serine/threonine protein phosphatase, with protein sequence MQKTPNINTLVQESQHANDKEFLLLVKHAISLLDQERKNRKVSADMGIRRISPRGEVVVIGDLHGDLQCLETIIQKSGFIEKAKERKRIYLIFLGDYGDRGFLSPEVYYVVLKLKEMFPSRVVLLRGNHEGPGDLMPSPHDLPMQLVDRFGSKATAKIYLQLRNLFGKLYNAAIVEGQLAFIHAGLPSKAASIEDIEFAGKKHPAESHLEEMLWSDPMEESNGVEDSPRGAGRLFGEDVSDRILKLLDVKILIRGHQFYDEGYHISHHGKVLTLFSTNKPPYQNKHAAYLQINLAEKHETAEQLVNKIVKIS encoded by the coding sequence ATGCAAAAAACTCCAAACATCAACACTCTTGTTCAGGAATCTCAACATGCCAATGACAAGGAGTTTCTGCTTTTAGTCAAACACGCAATCTCTTTGCTGGACCAGGAACGCAAAAACAGGAAGGTCTCAGCAGACATGGGAATCCGCAGGATTTCCCCCAGAGGCGAGGTGGTAGTTATCGGAGACCTTCACGGGGACCTGCAGTGCCTTGAAACCATCATACAAAAAAGCGGCTTCATCGAAAAAGCAAAAGAACGCAAAAGAATTTACCTAATTTTTCTGGGTGATTATGGCGATCGCGGATTTCTCTCGCCTGAGGTATACTATGTAGTGCTGAAACTAAAGGAAATGTTTCCATCAAGGGTTGTTCTTCTAAGGGGCAACCACGAGGGCCCCGGCGATTTGATGCCCAGCCCCCATGATTTGCCCATGCAGCTTGTGGACAGATTCGGCAGCAAAGCAACCGCGAAAATCTACCTTCAACTCCGCAACCTATTCGGCAAACTCTACAATGCAGCAATAGTTGAGGGGCAGTTGGCTTTTATCCATGCAGGTTTGCCCAGCAAGGCTGCTTCTATTGAAGACATAGAGTTCGCGGGCAAAAAGCATCCTGCGGAGAGCCATTTGGAGGAAATGTTGTGGAGTGACCCCATGGAGGAATCAAACGGCGTGGAAGATTCACCGCGCGGCGCTGGAAGATTGTTCGGCGAAGATGTATCCGACAGAATCCTCAAACTCCTTGATGTCAAAATCCTGATTCGAGGCCACCAATTCTACGACGAAGGCTACCACATTAGCCACCACGGAAAGGTGCTAACGCTTTTTTCAACCAATAAGCCGCCTTACCAAAACAAGCATGCGGCGTACCTACAAATAAATTTAGCCGAAAAACACGAAACTGCTGAACAGCTTGTAAACAAAATAGTAAAGATTTCCTGA
- a CDS encoding serine/threonine protein kinase — protein sequence MHILIDLSAPVEEAVFCSKCGRQIEEKAHRAALSISSCPLCAKCKDNVLQSEELKTDKKPGEDLADKVVCQVYDETKQGLPHIPGYLIVLKLGQGGYGTVYFAKRLRDGKELALKTLTPLNKAVTERDVALFQREMDVCMALRHPNLVSFEDQGFTEGLLYFAMEYCSGGSLHDLVLKRSVLSVNEALPIMRQVLDGLAFAHQKGYVHRDLKPANILFADRDHATAKISDFGMAKNFQKAGFSGLTLAGEYGGTVDFMPKEQLLNYRDVKPVSDVFSIAATFYFMLTGKPVYDLEKVDDPLKAVLEDKIVPLSQRRQVPSDVADVIEKALSPEVETRFQNAAEMREALG from the coding sequence ATGCATATTCTGATTGATTTGTCTGCGCCAGTAGAAGAAGCGGTTTTTTGCTCGAAGTGTGGACGACAAATTGAAGAGAAAGCGCATCGAGCAGCCTTGTCCATTAGTAGTTGTCCTCTCTGCGCTAAATGTAAAGACAATGTTCTTCAGTCTGAAGAACTGAAAACGGACAAGAAACCCGGTGAAGATTTGGCTGACAAGGTTGTTTGCCAAGTTTACGATGAGACTAAGCAGGGGCTTCCCCACATACCCGGTTACCTGATTGTTCTAAAGTTGGGTCAGGGAGGTTATGGAACCGTCTATTTTGCCAAGCGCCTCAGAGACGGAAAAGAGCTTGCCTTAAAAACATTAACTCCCCTCAACAAAGCCGTAACAGAACGTGACGTTGCCCTTTTTCAGCGTGAGATGGATGTATGTATGGCACTTCGTCATCCTAACCTTGTTTCTTTTGAGGATCAAGGCTTCACTGAAGGGTTGCTTTACTTCGCAATGGAATACTGTTCAGGGGGCAGCCTCCATGACCTGGTCTTAAAAAGAAGCGTGCTGTCGGTGAACGAGGCGCTGCCTATTATGCGGCAAGTGCTAGATGGCTTGGCATTTGCTCACCAAAAAGGTTATGTTCACCGCGATTTAAAACCTGCAAACATACTCTTCGCTGACAGAGACCATGCAACAGCTAAAATATCTGATTTTGGGATGGCAAAAAATTTTCAGAAAGCTGGCTTTAGCGGCCTCACTTTGGCAGGCGAATACGGCGGCACAGTTGATTTTATGCCTAAAGAGCAACTGCTCAACTACAGGGATGTCAAGCCTGTTTCAGATGTTTTTTCGATTGCTGCAACCTTCTATTTCATGTTAACGGGCAAACCAGTTTATGATCTTGAAAAAGTCGATGATCCCTTGAAGGCTGTTTTGGAGGATAAGATAGTGCCGCTCTCGCAGAGAAGACAGGTGCCTAGCGATGTCGCTGATGTAATCGAGAAAGCCCTGTCGCCTGAGGTGGAGACACGTTTTCAAAACGCTGCAGAAATGAGAGAAGCCTTAGGTTGA